The Streptomyces sp. Alt3 genome has a segment encoding these proteins:
- a CDS encoding FAD:protein FMN transferase produces MRRVEHVMGFPVSLRIDDEDVPERAADAVFAWLREVDERFSPFVTGSEVSRHGRGELGRHELSEDLVEVLGLCEHYRLATDGAFDAWLPGRGFDPCAVVKGWSVERGAQLLRASGVRRFCLNAGGDVVVAGGPWRTGVRHPERADRLCATLELTDGAVATSARYERGDHIIDGRTGHPATGLLSMTVVAATLTEADSVATAAFAMGAEGVEWAASLAGCEVFAVVTGGQVLRTAGFPVAGEMPAAA; encoded by the coding sequence ATGCGGCGCGTCGAGCACGTCATGGGATTTCCGGTCTCGCTGCGGATCGACGACGAGGACGTACCGGAGCGGGCCGCGGACGCGGTCTTCGCCTGGCTGCGCGAGGTCGACGAGCGGTTCAGCCCCTTCGTGACCGGCAGTGAGGTGTCGCGTCACGGCCGCGGTGAGCTGGGGCGGCACGAGCTGAGCGAGGACCTCGTGGAGGTGCTCGGCCTGTGCGAGCACTACCGCCTCGCCACGGACGGCGCGTTCGACGCGTGGCTGCCGGGGCGCGGGTTCGACCCGTGCGCGGTGGTCAAGGGCTGGTCGGTGGAGCGGGGGGCCCAGCTGCTGCGGGCGTCCGGTGTGCGGCGGTTCTGCCTCAACGCCGGGGGAGACGTGGTCGTCGCGGGCGGGCCCTGGCGGACAGGGGTGAGGCACCCGGAACGCGCCGACCGGCTGTGCGCCACCCTGGAGCTGACCGACGGTGCGGTCGCCACGTCCGCCCGCTACGAGCGCGGCGACCACATCATCGACGGCCGCACCGGGCACCCGGCGACGGGACTGCTCAGCATGACGGTCGTGGCCGCCACCCTGACCGAGGCGGACTCGGTCGCCACCGCCGCCTTCGCGATGGGAGCCGAGGGCGTCGAGTGGGCCGCGTCCCTGGCGGGCTGCGAGGTGTTCGCCGTGGTCACCGGGGGCCAGGTGCTGCGGACGGCCGGCTTCCCGGTGGCCGGGGAGATGCCGGCGGCCGCGTGA
- a CDS encoding FMN-binding protein produces MKRAVPVVALSIVGLISVWRYQPSLGPAESTAAPVTTPSASASAPAGSQGSSSRVVQGTTVTTEKGPVQVQATFEGDRITAVKMLRQPNHPQTQAAVPKLVAQTLEVQSADVDTVTGATITSDAYKESLQAAIDAKGA; encoded by the coding sequence GTGAAGCGAGCCGTACCCGTCGTCGCCCTCAGCATCGTGGGCCTGATCTCCGTCTGGCGCTACCAGCCGTCCCTCGGCCCCGCGGAGTCCACCGCCGCGCCGGTCACGACACCCTCCGCCTCCGCATCCGCCCCCGCAGGGTCCCAGGGCTCCTCCTCCCGGGTCGTCCAGGGGACGACCGTCACGACGGAGAAGGGCCCGGTGCAGGTCCAGGCGACCTTCGAAGGCGACAGGATCACCGCGGTGAAGATGCTCCGGCAGCCGAACCATCCGCAGACGCAGGCGGCCGTTCCGAAGCTGGTGGCGCAGACGCTGGAGGTGCAGAGCGCGGACGTCGACACGGTGACCGGCGCGACGATCACCAGTGACGCCTACAAGGAATCCCTGCAGGCCGCCATCGACGCGAAGGGCGCCTGA
- a CDS encoding ferredoxin reductase family protein codes for MTTVQSPPARPTAIRPRVVARTGLYVMLAANAAVVACFFAQAGFASNALIVLGRLTGLYGALVMAFQLVLVARLPWLDRRIGMDRLTGWHRWTGFTLLWTLLAHVVFISFGYADGAGVGPVTELVDLAETTEGVLRAVVALGLILVIGAVSARYARRRLAYETWHFIHLYAYVAVVLAFTHQVAVGTSFTSSPAATAYWYGLWAVALGSVLLGRVALPLWRNTRHRFRVSAVVPESDSVVSIHITGRDLDKLPAQAGQFFLWRFLTKDRWWQANPFSLSAAPDGRSLRLTVKAAGEGSAALRHMKVGTRVFAEGPYGAFTTLHRTRTSSLLIAGGVGVTPIRALLEVLDGHAVVIHRVGSERDAVLHDELRDLARAKGAELRLVTGSPVPDKLAPGELKRMVPDIADRDVFLCGPPPMMNAVLGTLEDLGVPRQQIHFERFSLAG; via the coding sequence GTGACGACCGTCCAATCACCCCCCGCGCGCCCCACGGCGATACGCCCCAGGGTGGTGGCCCGCACGGGCCTTTACGTGATGCTCGCCGCCAACGCGGCCGTCGTCGCCTGCTTCTTCGCGCAGGCCGGCTTCGCCTCCAACGCCCTGATCGTCCTCGGCCGCCTCACCGGCCTGTACGGCGCACTGGTCATGGCCTTCCAACTGGTCCTCGTGGCCCGGCTGCCGTGGCTCGACCGACGTATCGGCATGGACCGGCTCACCGGCTGGCACCGCTGGACCGGCTTCACCCTGCTGTGGACGCTGCTCGCACACGTCGTCTTCATCAGCTTCGGCTACGCCGACGGCGCCGGGGTCGGTCCCGTCACCGAACTCGTCGACCTCGCCGAGACGACCGAAGGCGTCCTGCGCGCGGTCGTCGCGCTCGGCCTGATCCTCGTCATCGGCGCGGTCTCAGCCCGCTACGCCCGCCGCCGCCTCGCCTACGAGACATGGCACTTCATCCACCTGTACGCCTATGTGGCCGTGGTGCTCGCCTTCACCCACCAGGTCGCGGTCGGGACGAGCTTCACCTCGTCGCCCGCCGCGACGGCGTACTGGTACGGGCTGTGGGCCGTGGCCCTGGGCTCCGTCCTGCTCGGCCGCGTCGCCCTGCCCCTGTGGCGCAACACGCGTCACCGGTTCCGGGTCTCGGCGGTCGTCCCCGAGTCCGACAGCGTGGTGTCGATCCACATCACCGGCCGCGACCTCGACAAACTGCCCGCCCAGGCAGGCCAGTTCTTCCTGTGGCGGTTCCTGACCAAGGACCGCTGGTGGCAGGCGAACCCCTTCTCCCTCTCCGCGGCCCCCGACGGGCGCAGCCTGCGCCTGACCGTCAAAGCGGCCGGCGAGGGCAGCGCGGCCCTGCGTCACATGAAGGTCGGAACGCGTGTGTTCGCCGAGGGCCCCTACGGCGCCTTCACCACCCTGCACCGCACCCGCACCTCGTCCCTGCTCATCGCGGGCGGCGTCGGAGTCACCCCGATCCGCGCACTCCTGGAGGTCCTTGACGGCCACGCGGTCGTCATCCACCGGGTCGGCTCGGAGCGCGACGCCGTCCTCCACGACGAGCTGCGCGACCTCGCGCGCGCCAAGGGCGCGGAGCTTCGACTGGTGACCGGCTCGCCCGTCCCCGACAAGCTGGCGCCGGGCGAGCTGAAGCGGATGGTGCCGGACATCGCCGACCGGGACGTCTTCCTGTGCGGACCGCCCCCGATGATGAACGCCGTGCTGGGCACACTGGAGGACCTCGGCGTTCCCAGGCAGCAGATCCACTTCGAGCGCTTCAGCCTGGCCGGCTGA
- a CDS encoding response regulator transcription factor: MEKVRLLVVDDDPPIADLVATVARYEGWDAVTANTGEDALRLAGEFHPDIVVLDLMLPGVDGFGVLDRLRRSGTMVPVVFLTARDGVADRVAGLTRGGDDYLVKPFAVEELMARLRTVLRRSAGPDYRRSVLRVGDLSMDEDTHEVRHGERTLTLTPTEYEVLRFLMRKSPAVMTKAQILDHVWEYGFGGRSNVVELVVSRLRRKLDDAGDTGAPLIRTVRGFGYVIRQAGESGT, from the coding sequence GTGGAAAAAGTGCGCCTCCTGGTCGTCGACGACGACCCGCCGATAGCCGACCTCGTCGCGACCGTCGCCCGCTACGAGGGCTGGGACGCCGTCACGGCGAACACCGGTGAGGACGCGCTCCGCCTGGCCGGGGAGTTCCACCCGGACATCGTGGTGCTCGACCTGATGCTGCCGGGCGTGGACGGCTTCGGTGTCCTGGACCGGCTGCGCCGCTCGGGCACGATGGTGCCCGTGGTCTTCCTCACCGCACGGGACGGGGTCGCCGACCGGGTGGCCGGGCTGACCCGGGGCGGCGACGACTATCTGGTCAAGCCGTTCGCGGTGGAGGAGCTGATGGCGCGTCTGCGCACCGTGCTGCGGCGCAGCGCCGGGCCGGACTACCGGCGCTCCGTGCTGCGGGTGGGCGACCTGTCGATGGACGAGGACACCCACGAGGTCCGCCACGGGGAGAGGACACTCACGCTCACCCCCACCGAGTACGAGGTGCTGCGTTTCCTGATGCGCAAGTCCCCGGCGGTGATGACCAAGGCGCAGATCCTCGACCATGTGTGGGAGTACGGCTTCGGGGGCCGTTCGAACGTCGTGGAACTGGTCGTCAGCCGACTGCGCCGCAAACTCGACGACGCGGGTGACACGGGCGCACCGCTGATCCGGACGGTGCGGGGCTTCGGCTACGTCATCCGGCAGGCGGGCGAGTCGGGCACGTGA
- a CDS encoding sensor histidine kinase encodes MIDKLRRAFRRLRLGTRLALGLGALSLVVFTVVGAALTTYMRDYLTNQLDDQLGLAQIAQSKSIAETGTLQGKKYYRWYYAVYDVSGRVPELRSPEENGDLPPDIAPLTSLAGKQAADGTEVLRSAHLAGTGGYRLRACAVKPGVVLVSAAPTDGIDATMRRLIGFQVVAFAVALAVLVEFGRRMLRRGLNPLSDMAHTAHGIASHDLTESAARLPIRAGERGGGPEVEELRTAFNTMLEHIDDSLAVRAEAEQRLRRFVADASHELRTPLMSVRGYADLFQYAAANAPEERDRHLARLRAEAARMGVLLDDLLLLARLDAAEVDAPLRLREADLVGLAEEASAAFRAGHPDRPLSVTSPQDPLVLRMDPHRIRQVLDNLLTNAAVHTPAGTPVSVEVTRQRNTAVVRIEDAGPGIPPADREKVFDRFYRVDKARTRDRGGSGLGLSVARSLAHAHGGTVTLDSRPGSALFTVTLPLPG; translated from the coding sequence GTGATCGACAAGCTGCGCCGGGCCTTCCGGCGGCTGCGGCTCGGCACCCGCCTCGCACTGGGTCTCGGGGCCCTGTCCCTGGTGGTGTTCACCGTCGTCGGCGCGGCGCTGACCACGTACATGCGGGACTATCTGACGAACCAGCTGGACGATCAGCTCGGGCTCGCCCAGATCGCCCAGTCCAAGAGCATCGCCGAGACGGGCACGCTCCAGGGCAAGAAGTACTACCGGTGGTACTACGCCGTCTACGACGTCTCGGGCCGCGTCCCCGAACTGCGCTCGCCCGAGGAGAACGGCGACCTGCCCCCGGACATCGCACCACTGACCTCGCTGGCCGGGAAGCAGGCTGCCGACGGAACCGAGGTGCTGCGCAGCGCGCACCTCGCGGGCACGGGCGGGTACCGGCTGCGCGCGTGCGCGGTGAAGCCCGGTGTGGTCCTGGTCAGCGCGGCCCCGACGGACGGCATCGACGCGACGATGAGGCGGCTGATCGGCTTCCAGGTCGTGGCCTTCGCCGTCGCGCTGGCGGTGCTCGTCGAGTTCGGCCGACGGATGCTGCGCCGGGGTCTGAACCCCCTCAGCGACATGGCGCACACCGCGCACGGCATCGCCTCGCACGACCTGACCGAATCGGCGGCCCGGCTGCCGATCCGCGCCGGCGAGCGGGGCGGCGGTCCGGAGGTCGAGGAACTGCGCACGGCCTTCAACACGATGCTGGAGCACATCGACGACTCGCTCGCGGTCCGCGCGGAGGCCGAGCAGCGCCTGCGGCGCTTCGTCGCCGACGCCTCGCACGAACTGCGTACACCGCTGATGTCCGTACGGGGCTACGCGGACCTCTTCCAGTACGCCGCCGCGAACGCCCCCGAGGAGCGCGACAGGCACCTCGCGCGGCTGCGCGCCGAAGCCGCCCGGATGGGGGTGCTCCTGGACGATCTGCTGCTGCTCGCCCGCCTGGACGCGGCCGAGGTGGACGCGCCGCTCAGGCTGCGGGAGGCGGACCTCGTGGGGCTGGCCGAGGAGGCGTCCGCCGCCTTCCGGGCCGGCCACCCGGACCGCCCGCTCTCGGTCACGTCGCCGCAGGACCCGCTCGTGCTGCGCATGGACCCCCACCGCATCCGGCAGGTCCTGGACAACCTGCTCACCAACGCGGCCGTGCACACACCGGCCGGTACGCCGGTGTCGGTGGAGGTCACACGGCAGCGGAACACCGCGGTGGTGCGGATCGAGGACGCCGGGCCCGGTATCCCGCCCGCCGACCGGGAGAAGGTCTTCGACCGCTTCTACCGCGTCGACAAGGCCCGCACCCGCGACCGCGGCGGCAGCGGCCTCGGCCTGTCGGTCGCCCGCTCCCTGGCCCACGCCCACGGCGGCACGGTCACCCTCGACAGCCGGCCCGGTTCGGCGCTGTTCACGGTGACGCTGCCGCTGCCGGGCTGA
- a CDS encoding NAD(+)/NADH kinase, translated as MTTHASDTGATVNRVGLVVHGGRPEALEAADVVRAWCEEHTVRCADIDVWNEGGRRTAREEVDAAGDPDLVVTLGGDGTFLRGARLAAVNDALVLGVDLGRVGFLTETSVSEVRAALDAVRENRMRIDSRMLLTLRASRPLEVPAEIEALMDYGRGPLLPPPHVRPDCEVDDEWGIALSVTALNDIVLEKLSRDRQVSVGVYISGRLLASYSADALLVATPTGSTAYSFAAGGPVLSPRAEALVFTPVAPHMAFDRSVVTAPDEPVGLRLLERSGQAAVSIDGQLRGVLGPGDWIGVYAAPRRLRAVRLGPMDFYGRLRERMNLTDAPAAVADGTPAPLWSVTTPPPGDLAHLELLTDTGDS; from the coding sequence GTGACCACGCACGCCTCGGACACGGGCGCAACGGTGAACCGGGTCGGTCTCGTCGTGCACGGCGGGCGGCCGGAGGCCCTGGAGGCGGCGGACGTGGTCCGCGCCTGGTGCGAGGAGCACACCGTGCGGTGCGCGGACATCGACGTGTGGAACGAAGGGGGCCGGCGCACCGCCCGCGAAGAGGTGGACGCGGCAGGCGACCCGGACCTCGTCGTGACGCTGGGAGGAGACGGCACCTTCCTCCGTGGAGCACGGCTGGCCGCCGTGAACGACGCCCTGGTCCTGGGGGTCGACCTGGGGCGGGTCGGATTCCTCACCGAGACGTCGGTGTCCGAGGTCCGGGCGGCCCTGGACGCCGTGCGCGAGAACAGGATGAGGATCGACAGCCGCATGCTGCTCACCCTGCGCGCGTCCCGTCCTCTGGAGGTACCGGCGGAGATCGAGGCCCTGATGGACTACGGCCGTGGACCGCTTCTGCCGCCGCCTCACGTCCGTCCGGACTGCGAGGTCGACGACGAGTGGGGCATCGCTCTGAGTGTCACCGCGCTCAACGACATCGTGCTGGAGAAGCTCTCCCGGGACCGCCAGGTGTCCGTCGGGGTCTACATCTCGGGCCGGCTCCTCGCGTCCTACTCGGCCGACGCACTGCTGGTGGCCACCCCGACCGGCTCGACGGCCTACAGCTTCGCGGCGGGCGGGCCCGTCCTCTCACCCCGCGCGGAGGCACTCGTCTTCACACCGGTCGCCCCGCACATGGCGTTCGACCGGTCCGTCGTCACCGCCCCGGACGAGCCCGTCGGACTGCGCCTGCTGGAACGGTCGGGCCAGGCGGCGGTGAGCATCGACGGACAGTTGCGGGGCGTTCTCGGCCCGGGCGACTGGATCGGCGTGTACGCCGCCCCCCGCCGGCTGCGGGCGGTCCGGCTGGGGCCGATGGACTTCTACGGCCGGCTGCGCGAGCGGATGAACCTCACCGACGCCCCGGCCGCTGTCGCCGACGGAACCCCCGCGCCACTGTGGTCGGTGACCACTCCCCCTCCCGGCGACCTCGCCCATCTCGAACTGCTGACGGACACGGGCGACTCCTGA
- a CDS encoding aldo/keto reductase, which translates to MQTLTLNNGVEMPALGLGVFQTPPDETRAAVEAALELGYRHIDTAAAYGNEREVGQALRDSGVPREEIFVETKIWISDYGYDETLHGFDKSAAKLGVDRIDLLILHQALPSDFDRTLAAYRALEKLLADGKVRAIGVSNFMVDHLTALLDATSVVPTVNQLEIHPYFQQRAVLDFDDRHHILNQAWSPIGGITFYPGYGEDRRSVLQDPAVTRIAEAHGKSPAQVLLRWGLQQGRSVIPKSTRRTRIAENIDVFDFELGADELTALDALETGRRGGPEPENVTLADFGRAIPEA; encoded by the coding sequence ATGCAGACCCTCACCCTCAACAACGGCGTCGAGATGCCCGCCCTCGGGCTCGGCGTCTTCCAGACCCCGCCGGACGAGACACGGGCCGCGGTCGAGGCCGCGCTCGAACTCGGCTACCGGCACATCGACACCGCCGCCGCCTACGGCAACGAGCGCGAGGTCGGCCAGGCCCTCCGCGACTCCGGGGTGCCCCGCGAAGAGATCTTCGTCGAGACCAAGATCTGGATCAGCGACTACGGCTACGACGAGACCCTCCACGGCTTCGACAAGAGCGCCGCCAAGCTCGGTGTCGACCGGATCGACCTGCTCATCCTGCACCAGGCGCTGCCGTCCGACTTCGACAGGACACTCGCCGCCTACCGCGCCCTGGAGAAGCTCCTGGCCGACGGAAAGGTGCGCGCCATCGGCGTCAGCAACTTCATGGTCGACCACCTGACCGCGCTGCTCGACGCCACCTCCGTCGTCCCCACGGTCAACCAGCTGGAGATCCACCCCTACTTCCAGCAGCGCGCCGTCCTCGACTTCGACGACCGGCACCACATCCTCAACCAGGCGTGGTCCCCCATCGGAGGGATCACGTTCTACCCGGGCTACGGCGAGGACCGCAGGAGCGTCCTACAGGACCCCGCCGTCACACGCATCGCCGAGGCACACGGCAAGAGCCCGGCCCAGGTGCTCCTGCGCTGGGGCCTCCAGCAGGGCCGCTCGGTCATCCCCAAGTCCACCAGGCGCACGCGCATCGCCGAGAACATCGACGTCTTCGACTTCGAGCTCGGCGCCGACGAGCTGACCGCCCTGGACGCGCTGGAGACCGGGCGGCGCGGTGGCCCGGAGCCCGAGAACGTCACGCTCGCCGACTTCGGCCGCGCCATCCCCGAGGCCTGA
- a CDS encoding metal-dependent hydrolase produces MQVPAYYADTYEEQARTLVAAAGERDGAPWVAVEHCLFHPQGGGQPADRGWVDGHEITPVRDHGSGLVVAVARGEDALPAFSPGQPVEVRIDLPLRTAHAALHTAGHLIEAAGRTQGWVLAASNHFPGQARIEFTAPQPDARPDTPESREEATEALRAEVAEAIAQDWPVTGDDGVDGRRIVRLAHLHSAPCGGTHVHSLGDLTDVVLPTLKVRKGRIRVSYSAAHRERS; encoded by the coding sequence ATGCAGGTTCCCGCCTATTACGCGGACACGTACGAGGAGCAGGCCCGAACCCTGGTGGCCGCCGCGGGAGAGCGCGACGGCGCACCGTGGGTGGCGGTCGAGCACTGCCTGTTCCACCCACAGGGCGGGGGTCAGCCCGCCGACCGGGGGTGGGTGGACGGTCACGAGATCACCCCCGTGCGCGACCACGGCTCCGGGCTGGTCGTCGCAGTGGCCCGTGGCGAGGACGCGCTGCCGGCCTTCTCGCCCGGACAGCCGGTCGAGGTCCGCATCGACCTGCCGCTGCGCACCGCGCATGCCGCCTTGCACACGGCCGGCCATCTGATCGAGGCGGCCGGACGGACCCAGGGCTGGGTCCTGGCCGCGAGCAACCACTTCCCCGGCCAGGCCAGGATCGAGTTCACCGCGCCGCAGCCCGACGCCCGTCCGGACACCCCGGAGAGCCGGGAGGAGGCCACCGAGGCGCTCCGCGCCGAGGTCGCCGAGGCCATCGCCCAGGACTGGCCGGTGACCGGGGACGACGGCGTCGACGGGCGCCGCATCGTGCGTCTGGCCCATCTGCACTCGGCGCCGTGCGGGGGGACCCATGTGCACAGCCTCGGCGACCTCACCGACGTCGTACTGCCGACGCTGAAGGTCAGGAAGGGCCGCATCCGCGTCTCCTACAGCGCCGCGCACCGGGAGCGTTCATGA
- a CDS encoding helix-turn-helix domain-containing protein produces the protein MTPGGERRPASSTAVAVGAQIRRRREQRGMSSAELARRAGLSKATLSQLEAGRGNPTIETLDALAIALRIPLTDLLARDTDPGPVFVPGTDLAGGEVGRELLRRISSGNSLEIWRLRMPPGTRLDGVPHATGTIEHLLVSSGHLTAGPTDAPSDLHTGDLLAFAGDAPHIYRTGPTAADVTVVIASPIIS, from the coding sequence ATGACGCCGGGGGGAGAGCGCCGGCCCGCCAGCAGCACCGCGGTCGCGGTCGGAGCCCAGATCCGCCGGCGCCGCGAGCAGCGCGGCATGAGCAGTGCCGAGCTGGCCCGCCGGGCGGGCCTGAGCAAGGCGACGCTCTCGCAGCTGGAGGCCGGGCGGGGCAACCCCACCATCGAGACCCTCGACGCGCTCGCGATCGCCCTGCGCATCCCGCTGACCGACCTGCTCGCCCGCGACACGGACCCGGGACCGGTGTTCGTGCCCGGCACCGACCTGGCCGGCGGCGAGGTGGGACGCGAACTGCTGCGCCGCATCAGCAGCGGCAACAGCCTGGAGATCTGGCGGCTGCGCATGCCGCCCGGAACGCGTCTGGACGGCGTGCCTCACGCCACCGGCACCATCGAGCACCTGCTCGTCTCCTCCGGCCACCTCACCGCCGGGCCGACCGATGCCCCGAGCGACCTGCACACCGGCGACCTGCTCGCCTTCGCCGGTGACGCCCCGCACATCTACCGCACCGGCCCCACGGCTGCCGACGTCACCGTCGTCATCGCCTCCCCCATCATCAGCTGA
- a CDS encoding threonine aldolase family protein has product MNSITSAAPGTQRIFTSDNTAGASPEIVQAVIAAASGQDLPYGADRHTAGARARFAEVFGRDVDVLPVSTGSVANALSLAALTPPWGSVLCHRDSHINTDECGAPEFFTGGAKLVHLPGDDAKIDAEQLHAAAHRKVGDVHSVQPSAVSITQATETGALYSLDEIRGLSRVAKDAGLRVHMDGARFANAVAALGCTPAEMTWQAGIDVLSFGATKNGTMTADAVVVFDRALTQELSFRAKRAGQLTSKMRFQSAQLDAYLTDGLWLRNAAHANTMAARLGHGLKALHGADLLHAVEANILFCRLPQPVVDQLLAEGFAFYHDRWEPGVCRFVTSFSTTEHDVDTFLDAVRRLTT; this is encoded by the coding sequence ATGAACAGCATCACCTCCGCCGCTCCCGGCACCCAGCGGATATTCACCAGCGACAACACCGCCGGCGCCTCGCCCGAGATCGTTCAGGCCGTCATCGCCGCGGCCTCCGGCCAGGACCTGCCGTACGGAGCCGACCGCCACACGGCCGGTGCGCGCGCACGCTTCGCCGAGGTCTTCGGACGCGACGTCGACGTCCTGCCCGTCTCCACCGGCTCCGTGGCCAACGCCCTGAGCCTGGCCGCCCTCACCCCGCCCTGGGGCAGCGTGCTGTGCCACCGCGACAGCCACATCAACACCGACGAGTGCGGCGCACCGGAGTTCTTCACCGGCGGGGCCAAGCTCGTCCACCTGCCCGGCGACGACGCCAAGATCGACGCGGAGCAGCTGCACGCCGCGGCCCACCGCAAGGTCGGGGATGTGCACAGCGTGCAGCCGTCGGCGGTCAGCATCACCCAGGCGACGGAGACCGGCGCCCTCTACAGCCTCGACGAGATCCGCGGCCTGAGCCGTGTCGCCAAGGACGCGGGTCTACGCGTCCACATGGACGGGGCCCGCTTCGCCAACGCGGTCGCCGCGCTGGGCTGCACACCCGCGGAGATGACCTGGCAGGCCGGCATCGACGTCCTGTCGTTCGGGGCCACCAAGAACGGCACCATGACCGCCGACGCCGTCGTCGTCTTCGACCGCGCTCTCACCCAGGAACTGTCCTTCAGGGCAAAGCGCGCCGGCCAGCTCACCTCCAAGATGCGCTTCCAGTCCGCCCAGCTCGACGCCTACCTCACCGACGGGCTGTGGCTGCGCAACGCCGCCCACGCCAACACGATGGCCGCCCGCCTGGGCCATGGGCTCAAGGCGCTCCACGGCGCCGATCTGCTCCACGCCGTCGAGGCCAACATCCTCTTCTGCCGCCTTCCCCAGCCGGTCGTCGACCAGCTCCTGGCGGAAGGATTCGCCTTCTACCACGACCGCTGGGAACCGGGTGTCTGCCGCTTCGTCACCTCCTTCTCCACCACCGAGCACGACGTGGACACCTTCCTCGACGCCGTGCGCCGCCTCACCACCTGA
- a CDS encoding cytochrome P450: MSLAPVSDVDLYTESARIDPYGIYAELRALGPVVYLTRHDLYALPRYDEVRAASMDWKTFSSARGVFVDPGVNARLEGITLCSDPPEHTAMRSVLGRPLRPDRMRELTPRIEAEADRIVERLVGRGRFEVVTELAEYLPMTVVSDLVGLPDHGREKMLEWAAAIWDTQGPADDRAAAAGPAVEEFMRFAMHDAVPGRIEPGGWAAQLYEAADRGEIPRDKCPVMMLDYVTPSLDTTIIAITNAVALFARNPDQWELLRADRSLIPHAMNESLRLETPAPQFSRVLTEDHEIGGVPLAAGSRVALLYASANRDERHYPDPERFDITRRPSDHLAFGRGEHVCVGMHLARLEMSALLERLADRVDGFEIIEHRPLINNGLRGLDRLEVAIEHTRPRETAIEPVRPRTS; this comes from the coding sequence TTGTCCCTCGCCCCCGTCAGCGACGTCGATCTCTACACCGAATCGGCGCGCATCGACCCGTACGGCATCTACGCCGAACTCCGGGCTCTCGGACCCGTGGTGTACCTGACCCGCCACGACCTCTACGCGCTGCCCCGTTACGACGAGGTGCGCGCCGCCTCGATGGACTGGAAGACGTTCTCCTCGGCGCGGGGGGTGTTCGTGGATCCCGGCGTGAACGCCCGGTTGGAGGGGATCACGCTGTGCAGCGATCCGCCCGAGCACACGGCGATGCGCTCGGTGCTGGGTCGGCCTCTGCGGCCCGACCGGATGCGCGAGTTGACCCCGCGGATCGAGGCCGAGGCCGACAGGATCGTCGAGCGGCTGGTCGGCCGGGGCAGGTTCGAGGTCGTCACCGAACTGGCGGAGTACCTGCCCATGACCGTGGTGTCTGACCTGGTCGGGCTTCCCGACCACGGGCGGGAGAAGATGCTGGAGTGGGCCGCGGCCATCTGGGACACCCAGGGGCCCGCCGACGACCGGGCAGCCGCGGCGGGTCCGGCGGTCGAGGAGTTCATGAGGTTCGCCATGCACGACGCCGTGCCGGGGAGGATCGAGCCCGGCGGCTGGGCGGCACAGCTCTACGAGGCTGCCGACCGTGGCGAGATCCCGCGCGACAAGTGCCCGGTGATGATGCTCGACTACGTCACTCCCAGCCTGGACACGACCATCATCGCGATCACCAACGCGGTCGCCCTGTTCGCCCGGAACCCGGACCAGTGGGAGCTGCTGCGCGCGGACCGCTCGTTGATCCCGCACGCGATGAACGAGTCGCTGCGTCTGGAGACCCCGGCGCCCCAGTTCAGCCGGGTGCTCACCGAGGACCACGAGATCGGCGGAGTTCCGCTGGCCGCCGGTTCACGGGTCGCGCTGCTCTACGCCTCCGCCAACCGCGACGAGCGCCACTACCCGGACCCGGAGCGCTTCGACATCACCCGCCGCCCCTCGGACCATCTCGCCTTCGGGCGGGGAGAGCACGTGTGTGTCGGGATGCACCTCGCCAGGCTGGAGATGAGCGCGCTGCTGGAAAGACTCGCGGACCGGGTCGACGGCTTCGAGATCATCGAGCACCGACCGCTGATCAACAACGGGTTGCGCGGTCTCGACCGCCTGGAGGTGGCGATCGAGCACACGCGGCCACGGGAAACGGCGATCGAGCCGGTGCGGCCGCGTACGTCGTGA